From a region of the Chitinophaga caseinilytica genome:
- a CDS encoding TonB-dependent receptor — protein sequence MRLRAWLCGLLAFAWTAPAMAQCTIRIGGSVTDSETKKPLSGATIVVKENGHIAKSNEKGQFTIDGLCPGNYTVHISHIGCLPVELSWQVSGDERRNIELPHSVTQLQEVAITGHAAKEVTTAPVESLSGRELEKTRGLTLGEALKRVNGVTAMTTGPNVSKPVINGLHSNRVLVLNNGIRQEGQQWGSEHAPEVDPFLANKLVVVKGAGALRYGGDAIGGVVLVEPRALPVKPGLSGEVNMSAFSNNRLGALSAIIEQQVPAVPGLSWRLQGTLRKGGNTRTPGYWLDNTGVEEYNFSAAAGYKKKNYGLELFYSQFNTNLGVFEGAHIGNRTDLEQAIKQGRPLAQYTEGFSYNIDRPYQHVAHELFKVKGYVNTGNAGKLNLVVSRQFNEREELDYNSALSVNRMNLFLTTWTGELLWDHKSWNGLRGTIGASGMYQKNSYQRRLFIPNYESRQWGLFWTEKWESADNKWLFEGGVRYDNKEYYNINDNTNDIAYETQTYGSFSGSVGAQFRMTDNFHASVNYARAWRPAGVNELYAYGLHHGTGTFELGNAALKAEAANKFNLGLHYDLGDKLEADVNLYYNKFSNFIFLQPTDSIVVSIRGSFPFMYYTSADATTKGMDAQLRWRFLPKWQLTTKASVLRAWNEDINDWLISMPSDRFEHEISFFPGNTKRLKDNYFAISMQNVTKQTRIPADPKNPFNPAGQDLIPPPDAYNLLNLEAGSTVHFGRQPLSVILGATNILNTRYRDYMNLFRYYADEPGANVYLKLKLPLIFGKKSS from the coding sequence TTGAGATTACGCGCATGGCTGTGCGGGCTCCTCGCATTTGCGTGGACGGCACCGGCGATGGCACAATGCACCATCCGCATCGGCGGATCGGTCACCGACAGCGAAACGAAGAAACCGCTGTCCGGCGCCACCATCGTCGTGAAAGAAAACGGCCACATCGCGAAGAGCAACGAAAAAGGTCAATTCACCATAGACGGGCTTTGCCCCGGAAATTATACCGTTCACATCAGTCATATCGGTTGTTTGCCGGTGGAGCTTTCCTGGCAGGTGAGTGGCGACGAGCGGCGGAACATCGAGCTGCCGCACAGCGTTACCCAATTGCAGGAAGTCGCCATAACGGGCCATGCCGCCAAGGAAGTGACCACCGCGCCGGTGGAATCGCTCAGCGGCCGGGAGCTGGAAAAAACCAGGGGCCTCACCCTCGGCGAAGCCCTCAAGCGGGTGAACGGCGTAACCGCCATGACCACCGGGCCCAATGTTTCCAAACCCGTCATCAACGGCCTGCACAGCAACCGCGTGCTCGTCCTCAACAACGGCATCCGCCAGGAAGGCCAGCAGTGGGGATCGGAACACGCGCCGGAAGTGGACCCCTTCCTCGCCAATAAGCTCGTGGTCGTGAAAGGCGCCGGCGCACTCCGTTATGGTGGCGACGCCATCGGCGGCGTGGTGCTCGTGGAACCGCGGGCGCTGCCCGTGAAGCCGGGCTTGTCGGGCGAGGTGAATATGTCCGCCTTTTCCAACAACCGCCTGGGTGCGCTGAGCGCCATCATCGAGCAACAGGTGCCCGCGGTACCGGGGCTCAGCTGGCGGTTGCAAGGGACCCTCCGCAAAGGGGGCAACACCAGAACGCCCGGCTATTGGCTCGATAATACCGGCGTGGAAGAATACAACTTCTCCGCAGCCGCAGGGTATAAAAAGAAGAACTATGGATTGGAGCTTTTCTATTCGCAGTTCAATACCAACCTCGGCGTTTTCGAAGGCGCCCACATCGGGAACCGTACCGACCTGGAACAGGCCATCAAACAGGGCCGTCCGCTGGCGCAATACACGGAAGGCTTCTCCTACAACATCGACCGGCCGTACCAGCACGTAGCACACGAACTGTTCAAGGTGAAAGGATATGTGAACACGGGGAACGCCGGGAAACTGAACCTCGTGGTGTCGCGGCAGTTCAACGAGCGCGAAGAACTGGATTACAATTCCGCACTTTCCGTGAACCGGATGAACCTCTTCCTCACTACGTGGACGGGCGAGCTGCTCTGGGACCACAAATCCTGGAACGGCCTGCGCGGCACCATCGGCGCCAGTGGCATGTATCAGAAGAACAGCTATCAGCGCAGGCTTTTCATACCCAATTATGAAAGCCGCCAGTGGGGCCTGTTCTGGACGGAAAAATGGGAAAGCGCCGACAATAAATGGCTGTTCGAAGGCGGTGTGCGGTACGATAACAAGGAGTACTATAACATCAACGACAATACGAACGATATCGCCTATGAAACACAGACGTACGGCAGCTTTTCCGGATCGGTGGGCGCGCAGTTCCGCATGACCGACAACTTCCACGCATCGGTGAATTACGCGCGGGCATGGCGGCCGGCGGGTGTGAACGAGCTCTATGCATACGGGCTGCATCACGGTACCGGTACGTTCGAACTGGGAAATGCGGCGCTGAAAGCCGAAGCCGCCAACAAGTTCAACCTCGGGCTGCACTACGATCTGGGCGATAAACTGGAAGCCGATGTGAACCTGTATTACAACAAGTTTTCCAACTTCATCTTCCTGCAGCCGACAGATAGTATCGTGGTGTCGATACGCGGATCGTTCCCGTTCATGTATTACACCAGCGCCGATGCCACCACCAAAGGAATGGACGCCCAGTTGCGCTGGCGCTTCCTTCCCAAATGGCAACTCACCACGAAAGCATCCGTGCTTCGCGCCTGGAACGAGGATATCAACGATTGGCTCATCAGCATGCCTTCCGACCGTTTCGAACATGAGATCAGTTTCTTCCCTGGCAACACCAAGCGCCTGAAAGACAACTATTTCGCCATCAGCATGCAGAACGTGACGAAGCAAACGCGCATTCCTGCCGATCCGAAAAATCCATTCAATCCAGCCGGGCAAGACCTCATCCCGCCGCCAGACGCGTATAATCTGCTCAACCTGGAAGCCGGCAGCACCGTGCATTTCGGCAGGCAACCCCTGTCTGTCATCCTCGGCGCTACCAATATCCTCAACACCCGTTACCGCGACTACATGAACCTCTTCCGGTATTATGCAGACGAGCCGGGTGCCAACGTTTACCTTAAACTCAAACTGCCGCTCATTTTCGGCAAAAAATCCTCCTGA
- a CDS encoding DUF1501 domain-containing protein → MKRRDFLRYTAPATILPSFINGFSIKAFAASPFLAALEKTALDNDHVLVMIQLNGGNDGLNMVIPLDQYGKYSTARSNIAIPEGSVLRLAGQTKTGIHPSMTGIRDLYNEGHVSIIQSVGYPSPNFSHFRATDIWLTGSDANVVLETGWGGRFLDTEYPGYPTGFPNAEMPDPPAIQIGSIVSPSFVGQGGNFGMAVTSPTDFYNLLENIEETVPNTRAGKELKYIRQIQRQTNRYADVIKAAASKVTNQRTYPDNHLAAQLKIVARLVAGGLKTRLYMVGIGGFDTHASQTNSGDTTTGTHAHLLDMVSSSIHAFMKDLEQQKKSQRVVGMTFSEFGRRIKSNGSMGTDHGNSAPMIVFGDYVNQQILGNNPTMPDAASPVDNVPMQYDFRSVYASLLEQWFCVPSSELNKIMLNNYQSLPLVNGLACSVVTGIPGVGDDETLITNYPNPFSTKTILSYKTRGGHTLIQVFDTMGRLIAKPVDRQHAAGTYTHTFDGEQLPSGMYYVRFQNGAAQQVRTMMKVR, encoded by the coding sequence ATGAAACGCAGAGATTTCCTCCGATATACCGCCCCGGCAACTATCCTGCCCTCCTTTATCAACGGCTTTTCCATCAAGGCTTTTGCCGCGTCCCCGTTTCTGGCGGCGCTGGAAAAGACGGCGCTCGACAATGATCACGTGTTGGTAATGATCCAGCTGAACGGGGGGAATGATGGATTGAACATGGTGATCCCGCTGGACCAGTACGGCAAATACAGCACCGCGCGCTCCAACATCGCCATCCCCGAAGGCAGCGTGCTGCGCCTCGCCGGACAGACCAAAACCGGCATCCATCCTTCCATGACCGGCATCCGGGATTTGTATAACGAAGGCCATGTGTCCATTATTCAGTCGGTCGGCTATCCTTCCCCGAACTTTTCCCACTTCCGCGCTACCGATATCTGGCTCACGGGCTCGGATGCGAACGTGGTGCTGGAAACCGGTTGGGGCGGGCGTTTCCTCGATACCGAATACCCCGGCTACCCCACCGGTTTCCCGAACGCCGAAATGCCCGATCCGCCGGCGATCCAGATCGGATCGATCGTTTCCCCCTCTTTCGTGGGGCAGGGCGGCAATTTCGGGATGGCGGTCACCAGCCCTACAGACTTCTACAACCTCCTCGAAAATATCGAAGAAACCGTGCCCAACACCCGGGCCGGAAAAGAACTGAAATACATCCGCCAGATCCAGCGGCAAACCAACCGCTATGCAGACGTCATCAAGGCGGCGGCATCGAAAGTGACCAATCAGCGGACTTATCCGGACAATCACCTCGCCGCGCAGCTGAAGATCGTGGCAAGGCTGGTGGCCGGCGGGCTGAAGACCCGCCTGTACATGGTGGGCATCGGCGGTTTCGATACACACGCCAGCCAAACTAACAGCGGCGATACCACCACCGGTACCCACGCGCATCTGCTGGACATGGTGTCTTCCTCCATCCACGCCTTCATGAAAGACCTGGAGCAGCAGAAGAAATCGCAGCGCGTGGTGGGGATGACGTTCTCCGAGTTTGGCAGAAGGATCAAATCCAACGGCAGTATGGGTACCGACCACGGCAACTCCGCGCCCATGATCGTTTTCGGTGATTACGTGAACCAGCAGATACTGGGCAACAACCCGACCATGCCCGATGCGGCATCGCCGGTAGACAATGTGCCCATGCAATACGATTTCCGTTCGGTGTACGCCTCATTGCTCGAACAGTGGTTCTGCGTTCCGTCTTCCGAACTGAACAAGATCATGCTGAACAACTACCAGAGCCTGCCGCTCGTCAACGGGCTGGCCTGTAGCGTGGTGACGGGCATCCCCGGCGTGGGCGACGATGAAACGCTCATCACGAATTATCCCAATCCTTTCTCCACCAAAACGATACTCAGCTACAAAACCCGCGGCGGGCATACGCTGATCCAGGTGTTCGACACTATGGGCAGGCTGATCGCCAAGCCGGTAGACCGGCAGCATGCCGCAGGCACATACACCCATACGTTCGACGGGGAACAGCTTCCGTCCGGGATGTATTACGTGCGCTTCCAGAATGGTGCGGCCCAGCAGGTGCGCACCATGATGAAAGTCCGTTAA
- a CDS encoding elongation factor G, whose protein sequence is MKTYDEKHIKNVVLIGAAKSGKTTLAEDMLFEAGIIPKRGSVEERNTVSDYHEVEHARGNSVYATTLHTEWRDYKINIIDTPGLEDFMGEVASSIRVCDTAVMLLHAYNGVEVGTEQIWDYVDRYGKPTILAINQLDHENANYQQVLEQARRFFGPAVTLMQYPVNQGPGFNAIIDLLKMTMYRFPEGGGKPEKLPIPDSEKAQADEWHNALVEKAAENDDALMELYFEKGSLDEDELRQGLKIGMMKHQVFPVFCLSALRNMGSGRMMGFIDNVAPSAVEMPPEVTEDGREVPCDPAGPTCLFVFKTLLEPHIGKLSFFKVMSGEVKAGQEFYNEKGSTTERLNQLFIADGKNRQPVDRLRSGDIGCTLKLKNTFTNHTLNDPKFNAQIDPVHFPAPRVRTAIVAKNKADDEKLGEVLNEIHMEDPTLEVEYNRELKQVILHGQGELHLAVTKWRLEHVYGMQVDYLPARIPYRETIQKAAQATYRHKKQSGGAGQFGEVFMKIEPWFDGMPALKEFPVRDTEEIVLSWGGKLVFNNCIVGGAIDARFLPSILKGVMEKMHEGPLTGSYVRDVRVSVYDGKMHPVDSNDISFKIAGMMAFREAFHQAAPQLLEPVYDIEASAPDVMMGDIMSELQSHRSIITGMDSGNAKQVIKARTPQAELDHLYAALRNVTQGKAKVKVSFAEYAPVPADVQKKLSEDYRKVEQQNGQH, encoded by the coding sequence ATGAAAACGTATGACGAAAAACACATCAAAAACGTTGTGCTCATTGGCGCTGCCAAGAGCGGCAAAACGACGCTGGCCGAAGACATGCTCTTCGAGGCCGGCATTATCCCAAAACGCGGCTCCGTGGAGGAGCGCAACACCGTGTCTGACTACCACGAAGTAGAGCACGCCCGGGGCAACTCCGTGTACGCCACCACGCTGCATACCGAGTGGCGGGATTATAAGATCAACATCATCGACACCCCGGGCCTGGAAGACTTCATGGGCGAAGTGGCTTCCTCCATCCGTGTGTGCGACACCGCCGTGATGCTGCTGCATGCCTACAACGGCGTGGAAGTGGGCACCGAGCAGATCTGGGATTATGTAGACCGCTACGGCAAGCCCACCATCCTGGCCATCAACCAGCTCGACCATGAAAACGCCAACTATCAGCAGGTGCTGGAACAGGCCCGGCGGTTCTTCGGGCCGGCCGTTACCCTCATGCAATACCCCGTGAACCAGGGGCCCGGCTTCAACGCCATCATCGACCTCCTCAAAATGACCATGTACCGCTTCCCCGAAGGCGGCGGCAAACCCGAAAAACTCCCCATTCCCGACAGCGAAAAAGCGCAGGCAGACGAATGGCATAACGCCCTCGTCGAAAAAGCCGCCGAAAACGACGACGCCCTCATGGAACTGTACTTCGAAAAAGGCAGTTTGGATGAGGACGAGTTGCGGCAAGGCCTCAAGATCGGGATGATGAAACACCAGGTGTTCCCCGTATTCTGCCTCAGCGCCCTCCGGAATATGGGCAGCGGCAGAATGATGGGGTTCATCGACAACGTAGCCCCTTCCGCCGTGGAAATGCCCCCGGAAGTCACGGAAGACGGCCGCGAAGTGCCCTGCGACCCCGCCGGGCCCACCTGTCTTTTCGTTTTCAAAACCCTCCTGGAGCCCCACATCGGCAAGCTGTCCTTTTTTAAGGTAATGAGCGGCGAAGTGAAAGCCGGACAGGAATTCTACAACGAAAAAGGCAGCACCACGGAGCGGCTGAACCAGCTGTTCATCGCAGACGGAAAGAACCGCCAGCCCGTTGACCGCCTCCGTTCCGGCGATATCGGCTGCACCCTCAAACTGAAAAACACTTTCACCAATCATACCCTCAACGATCCGAAGTTCAACGCCCAGATCGATCCCGTCCACTTCCCGGCGCCGCGCGTCCGCACGGCCATCGTCGCCAAAAACAAGGCAGACGATGAAAAGCTCGGTGAAGTGCTGAACGAAATCCACATGGAAGACCCTACGCTCGAAGTGGAGTACAACCGCGAGCTGAAACAGGTTATCCTCCACGGACAGGGCGAACTGCATCTGGCCGTCACCAAATGGCGGCTGGAGCACGTGTATGGCATGCAGGTGGATTACCTGCCGGCGCGCATTCCCTACCGCGAAACGATCCAGAAGGCAGCGCAGGCAACGTACCGGCACAAAAAGCAATCGGGCGGCGCGGGCCAGTTCGGCGAGGTTTTCATGAAGATCGAGCCCTGGTTCGATGGCATGCCGGCCCTCAAGGAATTCCCGGTGCGCGATACGGAAGAGATCGTGCTCAGCTGGGGCGGTAAGCTCGTGTTCAACAATTGCATCGTGGGCGGTGCGATAGACGCGCGCTTCCTGCCATCGATCCTCAAAGGGGTGATGGAAAAGATGCACGAAGGCCCGCTCACCGGCTCCTACGTGCGCGATGTGCGCGTAAGCGTGTACGACGGCAAGATGCACCCGGTAGACAGCAACGATATTTCTTTCAAAATCGCCGGTATGATGGCGTTCCGCGAAGCGTTCCACCAGGCCGCGCCCCAGCTGCTGGAACCGGTGTACGACATCGAAGCCTCAGCGCCCGATGTCATGATGGGCGATATCATGAGCGAGTTGCAAAGCCATCGCAGCATCATTACGGGCATGGACTCGGGTAATGCCAAACAGGTCATCAAAGCACGAACGCCGCAGGCGGAGCTCGATCACCTGTATGCCGCCCTGCGCAACGTAACGCAGGGAAAGGCGAAAGTGAAAGTCAGCTTTGCGGAATACGCACCCGTTCCGGCGGATGTCCAGAAGAAACTCAGCGAAGACTACCGGAAAGTGGAACAGCAAAACGGTCAGCATTGA
- a CDS encoding DUF983 domain-containing protein, with protein MSNRPNYFLSMLKMKCPHCRRGDMFKNKNPFQLRFSKIFEMYDRCPVCNQKYELETGFWFGTGYVSYALGIALSVFNLIWYWFFFGMSWDDNSMYWWLGINGVILIVLQPWLMRISRVIYLYFFVYYDEDTAQLPDPGHGHDHSH; from the coding sequence ATGAGCAACAGACCGAATTATTTTCTCAGCATGCTGAAGATGAAATGCCCGCACTGCCGGAGAGGCGATATGTTCAAGAACAAAAATCCCTTCCAGCTGCGCTTCTCGAAAATCTTCGAAATGTACGACAGATGCCCCGTGTGCAATCAGAAATACGAACTCGAAACCGGTTTCTGGTTCGGGACGGGATATGTGAGCTACGCCCTCGGCATCGCCCTGTCTGTCTTCAACCTCATCTGGTACTGGTTTTTCTTCGGCATGAGCTGGGACGATAACAGCATGTACTGGTGGCTCGGCATTAACGGCGTAATCCTCATCGTGCTGCAACCCTGGCTGATGCGCATTTCCCGCGTCATCTACCTCTACTTCTTCGTGTATTACGACGAAGATACCGCCCAACTCCCCGATCCCGGGCACGGGCACGATCATTCTCACTGA
- a CDS encoding ABC transporter ATP-binding protein, producing MKLLLQYLKNYKWLVVAALGLATVNQVFSLMDPWIFGVIVDKFADHPTTFSAKNAVETIPRTESQYLSGVLLLLLASIGVAMVSRIAKAFQDYFVSAITQRLGAKMYTDGLRHSMRLPYQEFEDQRSGETLAVLQKVRLDTEKFISQFINILFTTLVGVVFVMIFAFRVHWSLVFVYFGGSILLGWLMNVLSKRIKSIQKNIVKETTVLAGATTESLRNIELVKSLGLTNQEIRRLNANTMKILLLELTKVKRVRSIAFVQGTFVNLLRSSILFLLLYLLYGDVVTVGQLFSLQLYSFFLFGPLQELGNIILAYREAQVSLDNFQRILQTPVEETPASPARLSLVNELAFREVSFQHITAKSKALDDITFTVKTGETIAFVGPSGSGKTTLVKLLVGLYKPGEGHIQYNGIDSNALDIEELRHQLGFVTQDTQLFSGTIRENLAFVNPKATEEDMMSALQRASAYSLLARAEKGIDTVIGEGGIKISGGEKQRLSIARALLRQPRLLVFDEATSALDSITEEEITQTVRHVTSSKEHITVMIAHRLSTIMHADRIYVLEKGKIVETGAHHDLLTEKGLYYAMWRQQIGERKTTEVPAAS from the coding sequence ATGAAATTATTACTGCAATACCTCAAAAACTATAAATGGCTGGTAGTGGCTGCCCTGGGGCTTGCGACCGTCAACCAGGTCTTTTCCCTCATGGACCCCTGGATCTTCGGTGTGATCGTAGACAAGTTCGCCGACCATCCCACCACGTTTTCCGCCAAAAATGCAGTTGAAACCATTCCGCGGACCGAAAGCCAATACCTGAGCGGCGTTTTGCTGTTGCTGCTGGCTTCCATCGGCGTGGCCATGGTATCGCGCATCGCCAAGGCGTTCCAGGATTACTTTGTGAGCGCCATTACCCAGCGCCTCGGGGCCAAAATGTACACAGACGGCCTCCGCCACTCCATGCGGCTGCCTTACCAGGAGTTCGAAGACCAGCGTTCCGGCGAAACCCTCGCCGTGCTCCAGAAAGTGCGCCTCGACACGGAAAAATTCATTTCCCAGTTCATCAATATCCTTTTCACCACCCTTGTAGGCGTCGTGTTCGTGATGATTTTCGCGTTCAGGGTCCACTGGTCGCTGGTGTTCGTATATTTCGGCGGCTCCATCCTCCTGGGCTGGCTCATGAACGTGCTGAGCAAACGCATCAAGTCCATCCAGAAAAACATCGTGAAAGAGACCACCGTGCTGGCGGGCGCCACCACAGAATCTTTGCGCAACATCGAACTGGTGAAAAGCCTCGGCCTTACCAACCAGGAAATCCGCCGGCTGAACGCCAATACCATGAAGATCCTGCTGCTGGAGCTCACCAAAGTGAAACGCGTCCGCAGTATCGCGTTCGTCCAGGGCACGTTCGTGAACCTCCTCCGCTCCTCGATCCTCTTCCTGCTGCTGTACCTGCTGTATGGGGATGTGGTGACGGTGGGCCAACTGTTCTCCCTCCAGCTTTATTCCTTCTTCCTGTTCGGCCCCCTGCAGGAGCTGGGCAACATCATCCTCGCCTACCGCGAAGCACAGGTCTCGCTCGATAACTTCCAGCGGATATTGCAGACGCCGGTGGAGGAAACGCCCGCATCGCCCGCCAGGCTGTCGCTGGTGAACGAACTGGCGTTCCGGGAAGTGAGCTTCCAGCATATCACGGCCAAAAGCAAGGCGCTCGACGATATCACGTTCACGGTAAAAACCGGGGAAACCATCGCATTCGTGGGCCCATCCGGAAGCGGCAAAACGACGCTGGTGAAATTGCTCGTGGGCTTGTACAAGCCCGGCGAAGGGCATATCCAGTACAACGGCATCGATTCCAATGCGCTGGATATCGAAGAACTGCGGCACCAGCTGGGTTTCGTAACGCAGGATACGCAACTGTTTTCGGGAACGATCCGGGAGAACCTCGCGTTCGTGAACCCCAAAGCCACGGAAGAAGACATGATGAGCGCGCTGCAAAGGGCATCGGCCTACAGCCTCCTGGCACGTGCGGAAAAAGGGATCGATACGGTGATCGGTGAAGGCGGGATCAAGATCTCGGGCGGCGAAAAACAACGCCTCTCCATCGCCAGGGCCCTGTTGCGGCAACCGAGGCTCCTGGTGTTCGACGAAGCCACTTCCGCCCTCGATTCCATCACGGAAGAAGAAATCACCCAAACCGTGCGCCACGTCACTTCCAGCAAGGAACACATCACCGTAATGATCGCGCATCGCCTGTCTACCATCATGCATGCCGACCGTATATACGTGCTCGAAAAAGGGAAGATCGTGGAAACCGGCGCACATCACGACCTGCTCACGGAAAAAGGATTGTACTACGCCATGTGGCGCCAGCAGATCGGTGAACGCAAAACCACCGAAGTGCCGGCAGCATCCTGA